Proteins from one Mycobacterium sp. HUMS_12744610 genomic window:
- the nadA gene encoding quinolinate synthase NadA, translating into MTVLNRVDALAEDATNKITDSPSGYTGVDADEQWAAEIRRLAEQRNATVLAHNYQLPAIQDVADHVGDSLALSRIAAEAPEETIVFCGVHFMAETAKILSPDKTVLIPDQRAGCSLADSITPEDLRAWKDEHPGAVVVSYVNTSAAVKALTDICCTSSNAVDVVASIDPDREVLFCPDQFLGAHVRRVTGRTNLHVWSGECHVHAGINGDELADRARANPDAELYVHPECGCATSALYLAGEGAFPADRVKILSTGGMLDAANATQARKVLVATEVGMLYQLRRAAPEVDFQAVNDRASCRYMKMITPAALLRCLVDGADEVDVDPEIAAAGRRSVQRMIAIGQPGGGE; encoded by the coding sequence GTGACGGTGCTGAACCGCGTGGACGCGCTCGCTGAAGACGCCACAAACAAGATCACCGATTCACCCTCCGGCTACACCGGGGTGGACGCCGACGAGCAGTGGGCCGCCGAGATCCGCCGCCTGGCCGAGCAACGCAACGCCACCGTGCTGGCGCACAACTACCAACTGCCCGCCATCCAGGATGTCGCCGACCACGTGGGGGACTCGCTGGCGCTGTCGCGGATCGCTGCCGAGGCGCCCGAGGAAACCATCGTGTTCTGCGGCGTGCACTTCATGGCCGAGACCGCCAAGATCCTCAGCCCGGACAAGACCGTCCTCATCCCCGACCAGCGGGCCGGGTGCTCGCTGGCCGATTCGATCACCCCCGAGGACCTGCGCGCCTGGAAGGACGAACACCCCGGCGCCGTCGTCGTCTCCTACGTCAACACCAGCGCGGCGGTCAAGGCGCTCACCGACATCTGCTGCACGTCGTCCAACGCCGTCGACGTCGTCGCATCCATCGACCCCGACCGCGAGGTGCTGTTCTGCCCGGACCAGTTCCTGGGCGCGCACGTCCGTCGCGTCACCGGGCGCACCAACCTGCACGTGTGGTCCGGCGAATGCCACGTGCACGCCGGCATCAACGGCGACGAACTCGCCGACCGGGCGCGCGCGAACCCCGACGCCGAACTGTATGTGCATCCCGAATGTGGTTGTGCCACTTCGGCGTTGTACCTCGCTGGCGAGGGCGCGTTCCCGGCGGACCGGGTGAAGATTTTGTCCACCGGCGGCATGCTGGACGCCGCCAACGCCACGCAGGCCCGCAAGGTGCTGGTCGCCACCGAGGTTGGCATGCTCTACCAATTGCGCCGGGCGGCACCGGAAGTGGACTTCCAGGCGGTCAACGACCGCGCGTCGTGCCGCTACATGAAGATGATCACCCCCGCGGCCCTGCTGCGCTGCCTGGTCGACGGCGCCGACGAGGTCGATGTCGACCCGGAGATCGCCGCGGCGGGGCGGCGCAGCGTGCAGCGCATGATCGCGATCGGGCAGCCGGGCGGCGGGGAATGA